In the genome of Mucilaginibacter sp. 14171R-50, the window AAACTTTAGCCGCGTGGCTAATGGTTTGCTAAAGCACGGCGTTATGGACAAAGCCAATATCCTTGCTAATCTTGAAGCTTTAATTGACGACCCCATGCCTTACGCCCTTAAAAAAGGCGGTAAGTTTAAAAACCTTGCCGAAGATGTTATCGCTTTGCGTAGAGAAGGCAAGTTTGTAAAGCAGGAACGGAGTAACTTTAAGCTGAAGGAAGAAATAGCCGAATTCCCGGTATGGGGATTAGAAAATATCGAGGTAGGCGCCTTAACACAAATGCGTACTGCCATACAATTACCCATAGCGGTTGCCGGGGCCTTAATGCCCGACGCGCACCAGGGTTATGGCCTGCCTATTGGCGGCGTGTTGGCTACCACGGCTAATACCATTATTCCGTTTGCTGTTGGGGTTGATATTGCCTGCCGGATGTGTTTAAGCATCTTTGATTTGCCGGCCGAAGCGGTAGATACCGAGAAAGACAAGCTGAAGAATATATTGGTTGATAACACCTATTTCGGGATGGGGTGTACTACCAAGTCATATTTCGACAGTTCGTTGTTCGATAGCAAAACCTGGGGCGAAACTAAGCTGATCCGTTCACTTAAAGATAAAGCTTATGCCCAATTAGGTACCAGCGGCACCGGTAACCACTTTGTGGAATGGGGCGAGTTTGACCTAGCCGAAGGTGCTTTGGCCGACATCCCGGCAGGTAAGTACCTGGCCTTGCTTTCGCACTCCGGCTCGCGTGGGTTTGGCGGCACCATTGCCGACTATTACAGCAAAATAGCCATGACCAAAACCAAGCTTCCTGCTGAAGCCAAACATTTGGCCTGGTTGGATCTGGATAAGGACGAAGGACAAGAATACTGGATAGCCATGAACCTGGCCGGCGAATACGCCAGCGCCAACCATCACGAGATACATAACAAAATAGCCCGTGCTTTGGGGGTAAAACCCATCAGCATGATAGAGAACCACCACAACTTTGCCTGGAAAGAGCATCTGGCCGATGGTACCGAAGTGATGGTACACCGTAAAGGCGCTACCCCGGCCGGCGAAGGTGTGTTAGGCATTATTCCCGGCAGCATGAGTACCCCCGGCTTTTTGGTCCGCGGTAAAGGTGATGCGGCCAGCATTAACTCTGCCAGTCACGGTGCAGGCAGGGCCATGAGCCGCAGTGCTGCGTTTAAAACATTAGACAAAGCAGCCATTGCCGCCAATTTGGTTGACAAGCGAATCACCCTTATGGGCAGCGATGTGGACGAAGCCCCAATGGCCTACAAAGACATCCACACCGTAATGGCCGCGCAGAACGATCTGGTAGAAGTATTGGCTAAGTTTGAGCCGAGGATAGTGAGGATGGCGGATGCGCGGGAGAAGCCGGAGGATTGAGTGAGCTTGTGGTGCGGTGAAAACACCGACCACAGGCTGAATGGTTCGAAGTAGGAAATTGCAACAGCGGGGTATCTCTTTTCATTAAGGT includes:
- a CDS encoding RtcB family protein gives rise to the protein MRKQNTGALQQMEGQKEKVGNNELKALGINDIEILVNFSRVANGLLKHGVMDKANILANLEALIDDPMPYALKKGGKFKNLAEDVIALRREGKFVKQERSNFKLKEEIAEFPVWGLENIEVGALTQMRTAIQLPIAVAGALMPDAHQGYGLPIGGVLATTANTIIPFAVGVDIACRMCLSIFDLPAEAVDTEKDKLKNILVDNTYFGMGCTTKSYFDSSLFDSKTWGETKLIRSLKDKAYAQLGTSGTGNHFVEWGEFDLAEGALADIPAGKYLALLSHSGSRGFGGTIADYYSKIAMTKTKLPAEAKHLAWLDLDKDEGQEYWIAMNLAGEYASANHHEIHNKIARALGVKPISMIENHHNFAWKEHLADGTEVMVHRKGATPAGEGVLGIIPGSMSTPGFLVRGKGDAASINSASHGAGRAMSRSAAFKTLDKAAIAANLVDKRITLMGSDVDEAPMAYKDIHTVMAAQNDLVEVLAKFEPRIVRMADAREKPED